One Brassica napus cultivar Da-Ae chromosome A5, Da-Ae, whole genome shotgun sequence DNA window includes the following coding sequences:
- the LOC125609579 gene encoding B3 domain-containing protein REM9-like translates to MEIPREPHFFKLLLPGFQSGVAIPLDFYTKHIQGAEINKPWKLRSDASDQIWEVIREGRTLTKGWKEFTEAHDLRIGDIVIFKHEGDMVFHVTPFGPSCCEIQYTHPHIVKEDADGDDAPTFSYDYCFLAEVTATNQKDDKMFLPVEAMRCGALNQQCKEVKLVNKEGKSWTARFGFSESDGAYYISRGWRKFCRDNRCTNGDLFVFNVVGDGTTTPLLCVCPERKECTELLIKHFSRIDGSIASTSRN, encoded by the exons gcttcttcttcctgGTTTTCAAAGTGGCGTGGCAATACCACTTGACTTCTACACAAAACACATACAAGGGGCTGAGATCAATAAACCATGGAAGCTAAGATCGGACGCTTCGGATCAAATTTGGGAggtgatccgagaaggcaggaCACTCACCAAAGGTTGGAAAGAGTTCACCGAAGCACATGATCTTCGAATCGGTGACATTGTCATCTTCAAACACGAAGGAGACATGGTCTTTCATGTGACTCCTTTTGGTCCTAGCTGTTGTGAGATTCAGTATACACATCCTCACATTGTTAAGGAAGACGCCGACGGGGATGATGCTCCTACTTTCTCATACGACTACTGCTTCTTGGCTGAGGTTACTGCTACAAATCAAAAGGACGACAAAATG TTTCTTCCTGTGGAAGCTATGAGGTGTGGTGCTTTGAACCAACAATGCAAAGAGGTCAAACTTGTCAACAAGGAGGGAAAGTCATGGACTGCGCGCTTCGGATTTAGCGAATCAGACGGCGCATATTACATCAGCAGAGGGTGGAGAAAGTTCTGTCGTGATAACAGATGCACCAACGGAGATTTGTTTGTGTTCAACGTGGTTGGAGACGGGACGACAACTCCATTACTGTGTGTATGTCCGGAAAGGAAGGAGTGTACTGAACTACTGATCAAGCACTTCAGCAGAATCGATG GTAGCATTGCTTCTACCTCACGAAATTAG